One window of Trichoderma breve strain T069 chromosome 3, whole genome shotgun sequence genomic DNA carries:
- a CDS encoding amino acid permease domain-containing protein, protein MDEVTPTNAKTADGLNNDDLELHAQGYDREMPRRFSLVSLISLSYALFSTWNGYGSSFGIGFTEASSAGSLYSLIIAAAMTALTNAGMAELASAYPVAGAQYYWSFVVSRPDWAPFASYMAAGVSTLGWWLGLASVTNFVAAMILGIAQLSYPEYTITRWHTWLVFVAITWLAVGFNVFCTKWLPLWNKFMLYFSIITMTATTVTLFACAAPNFQTAKFVFTDTTNSTGWSNDGFAFLLAILNALYGFLGGDAGAHLCEEVPNPKVNVPKVMMYPILMGVISALPFAIALSFVITDFEAVLTTPTGLPLIEVYYQATGSKVATSILMTAFAVCFFGCATANITTSSRQMWSACRDDCFPFSKYWKQIHPRWQMPVNACCLSGTLVTLYGLIFLGSSAAFASMVGACIVFMTTSYAIPQGILAWRGRDKVLPPRAVNLGRWGLVLNILSCVWVACINVVYCIPTTYPVTLENMNWISVVTVGIIAFLLINWVTNQKYVFKGPNINFEVLNANAHDFVEKQTETSTS, encoded by the exons ATGGACGAGGTTACCCCTACGAATGCCAAAACGGCAGATGGTCTCAATAATGATGATCTGGAGCTGCATGCACAAGGTTACGATCGTGAGATGCCAAGGCGCTTTTCCTTGGTATCTCTGATCTCGCTTTCCTATGCGTTGTTTTCTACATGGAACGGTTACGGTAGCTCATTTGGCATAGGCTTTACTGAAGCCTCCTCTGCGGGCTCACTGTACAGCCTCatcattgctgccgccatgaCAGCCTTAACAAATGCGGGAATGGCTGAGCTTGCCTCGGCCTATCCCGTTGCTGGAGCCCAGTACTACTGGTCATTTGTCGTATCCAGACCGGACTGGGCTCCATTCGCTTCGTACAT GGCTGCCGGCGTCAGCACTCTTGGTTGGTGGCTCGGCCTCGCTAGTGTCACGAACTTTGTGGCCGCCATGATTCTTGGTATTGCCCAGCTTAGCTATCCCGAATATACCATCACCCGCTGGCATACTTGGCTCGTGTTCGTGGCCATCACATGGCTTGCAGTTGGATTCAACGTGTTCTGCACGAAGTGGCTGCCCCTATGGAATAAGTTTATGC TATATTTCTCTATAATTACGATGACTGCCACGACAGTCACCCTGTTTGCTTGTGCGGCGCCCAACTTCCAGACAGCAAAATTTGTCTTTACGGATACCACAAACTCAACAGGCTGGAGCAATGACGGCTTTGCGTTCCTGCTTGCTATCCTAAACGCACTATACGGATTCCTCGGCGGAGACGCTGGAGCCCACTT GTGTGAAGAAGTGCCGAATCCAAAAGTGAACGTACCGAAGGTGATG ATGTATCCGATCTTGATGGGTGTGATCAGTG CCCTCCCTTTTGCTATTGCCTTGTCTTTCGTCATCACCGACTTTGAAGCTGTCCTTACCACACCAACTGGACTGCCCCTGATCGAGGTCTATTATCAAGCTACTGGTAGCAAGGTTGCCACATCCATTCTGATGACCGCATTTGctgtttgcttctttggaTGCGCTACTGCCAATATCACCACCTCTAGTCGGCAGATGTGGTCGGCCTGCAGAGATGATTGCTTCCCGTTCTCCAAATACTGGAAGCAGATCCACCCACGCTGGCAAATGCCCGTGAATGCCTGTTGTCTCTCTGGCACTCTCGTGACG CTGTATGGGCTCATATTCCTGGGTTCTTCCGCGGCATTTGCTTCTATGGTCGGAGCCTGCATTGTTTTCATGACAACGTCATACGCCATTCCTCAAGGCATCCTGGCATGGCGCGGGCGAGACAAGGTTCTCCCACCTCGAGCTGTGAATCTGGGCCGATGGGGCCTAGTCCTCAATATCTTGAGCTGTGTCTGGGTAGCTTGCATCAATGTCGTCTACTGTATTCCTACAACCTACCCAGTCACCCTCGAGAACATGAACTGGATATC TGTTGTGACAGTGGGAATCATCGcctttcttctcatcaattGGGTTACCAACCAGAAATATGTTTTCAAAGGCCCGAATATCAACTTTGAAGTTTTGAATGCGAACGCTCATGATTTTGTGGAGAAACAAACGGAAACGAGCACATCGTGA